Below is a window of Humulus lupulus chromosome 2, drHumLupu1.1, whole genome shotgun sequence DNA.
AGCCACAGATTAAGTTCATTAATTTGTAATTTAATACATTATAGGCTACAAAAAAACAAAAGCAAAGGCAAACAAAACGCTGTTTATTGTTATTCATAGTTTAATGTAAACAGAATCTGACACCTGTATTTGTAAACTATTTTCACATGGAAAGTATACATTTACATTGAattggaaaaagaaagaaaaaaacaatcATATTTGCAGGTGTTCTTGCTTGCAtccattattatattttattaatctttttaaaATGGTTTGTTAAAACTGTTACTGAATTATTTGATATTTATGAATTGAAGGCAGTGCAGTCTCTCCTGATCTCACCAGCACTACCAGTCTTGACACCAACTCGACCGAGCTTTCTCATGGCGTTGCCAAAGGCTGCATTAAACGCGCCAGGGTTGTTGGCGAAATCAAGAACCGTGGGCTGGGATTGAGAGTCTGTGAAAAGATCCTGATCCGAAGTAAAAAGCCCCTTATTGGCAACCAAGTTCTGGTAGTACACATTGTCGAAGGTCTTAGGAGTTGTGGGGTCCATGTCGATGGCTATGGAGGGATCAACGTCTCGAGGGCAAGAAGCCATCAACTGCTGGGCGTATGCAGAGTCCAAAGTAGGGTCAACTGGGTTCGAAGGTGTGAATGAGTAGATGCGGTTGGCCACACGGTTGCAGTGTGAGAACCCAACTGTGTGAGCACCAGAGAGTGCTATCATGTCCAATTGAGTCAGGTTGTTTCTGCTAAACATGGAGTTGAGTTCGTCTAGATGAGCTGTTGGTTCTGGCAGGTTTCCTTTGACTCGTGATGCTTGTGATATCAGTCCATCACGACGCCCCATCTCCACGTTGAATGCTGAGCCTCCCGCCTACACATTGAGTCAGACAATGAATAACAATATAGAGTTCGACTTAGAAACAAACAATATGGTATCAGAGTCGGGTTAAATTTTGTTACCAAAACAACGACATCTCTGGCAGCAAGAGCCAAAATGTCAGCACAGGAGACAATGCCAGGGCATTGAGCTTCGACCGCTTGCTTGGCCTTGATGACAGTGTCAAAGCCATCTCCGGCTAAGGAGATGTTGTCGTCGGCGTCTTTCTCTGCGTCCCCATTTGGTGATGCAATCAGTACTGAGGCATCGCAACCCTGCCACACAACACAAACAGATTAGGCTGCTAGAAAAAGTTGAAAATCAAACGAAAAGTACTCATGTAACGGTCGTGGGAGCATAGTGTAGGAATTTTCGTTTGTTTGCCAAGTTACTTTATATTATGGTGCGCATATTATATCATTTTATTGTTGTAGTGGCTCATCTCATCATGATGTGTATGTATATTTCCTAGGTTGGCTGCTGACTAAACTTCCAAATACAACAGCCTCCACTTGCGACTCCGTCTACTTTTTAACAGAAAAAGTAAAAACCATCGTATTGAACAAATGAAAAGAAGATAGCCATAATTTGACACCAATTAATTTTTTGCTAAACTTGATGAAAACTCTCACTTTCTCTATTCAAACCTCAGACTAAGATATAGCTAATCAACAAACACACTCATTAGTCATTACAGAATTTCAACCAAAATTGAAACATATTTGTATGTGTTTAAGTAAATATATGTTGTCTTACCTCAACGAAACAATCATGGAAAAACAAACGAAGAGTAGCCGGAACAGTGACAAAGGTCTGAGCAAACTTAGTAGACACAACCTGCTGAACTATGGATTCAACATTAGGACAAGTGCCACTATAGAAGTTTTCTACCAACTGGGCCTCTCCCCTTCCCATATTCACACCAATCAAAACCATTAATACCAACAATCCCTTCATATTTCCCATCTccatctcttctctctctctctctcttacaaaAAAACCAGTAGAGAATAATATACGGAAGAGAATGGTGGTAACCCTTTTATACAAATATATAGTAGCTTCtttgtatatatttatttatttatttatatgaactTGGTCTAAGAGCGTTTGTTCTAGTAACATATATAGGTCATTTTCGTGGAAACCCGTTTCATATATATTGGTGTACTGTACACTAAATCCCAGTTGTGACCAAGAAATTTGTATCAATATGGTCTAGGTGAGCTGCCTTATAAGGCTCATGTTATTGTACCACTTATAATCTTATTCGACGGCTGAGATAACACAAATATTAATTTGTTGATGATCAAACTTCGCAATAGTCAAACACATAGAAAAATAATTGTAACTACTGctactatatctatatatatttatgggtTATGCGTATAGGTCTTAACTTGGtgggtttttaatattaaaatatatatatatagacatataCATACCTATATATGATTGAATTGGTATATATGATAATGTTTCTACATGTATTAGTTGTGTAATATAAGCGTGCATGAACGGGTCATGCACTgcaaatgaaaatgaaaatgaaatgaaaatAAATTAGTTGCAAGTGTTGGATGAAAATGATAAACCAACAAATCCGAGAGTATATACGCGCTGTTTACGTACCAAAGTTTCCACAAGTCTCTAATGGAGGCCCTTTCATTTACCAGTCAGACTTTGAAATTTATACCCATGACGTATCAGAACAAAATACTAGTATTATAAGTATAGaaagatatgatatgatatgaattgtttgtgtgtgtgtatatatatatttatatttatgtttcaCATGAGGGGTGGTATATAGATAGAGTAGACAAtgcattaatatatatatgtatatctttTTAAAATTAGTATATAGTAGGGTTTATATTGTGTGATGTcgaattttaataaattattttttagatgtattttgtaaaataattctaaataacaaaaaattaaatataataatataattgttaggAAGATTGATTGTGATTTTATTCTGAGGGATTAGTTTGGTAAATAAattgtaattttagtttatagaACTTTGATTAAAATCAGATTTAGatgtttatttgaactattttataatattcaaagtttaataaataatttattaaaaacaaaattcaaacaaacaaataataagacaaaataaattacaaaacaaTGTAGTCCCTTTATAGTATCTAATATCTTTGCCACGCTATAGTAAATTAAATCTACACAGAATGATATTATTAAggctcattatatatatatatatataacaattaaaTATACTTAATTACTACCAGTATAACTATAAACAATTACGATACAAgagtttttttaataattaaatgatGCCACGAAGAGAAAAAGTACTTATTGAAATAACTCTCTAGAAGTCTAATGTTAATTGACTTTTAAACAAAAGGTGGCTACCATAATTAAACAATTTGGAGTAGTTATTTAGTCCTTTCCTCATGTTTTCatcttccaattttatcaaacACCGTGTTGGCGACtatttcaatatatataaatataatatatatatataatatatatatacttaatatttttaaaatattgcacttttatatctaattttattttatagtaaatataatcaatgtcttcaaaatgttacaTTTTTATACTAAAATTTTTTTAGCGGTAAATAtacctaatatttttaaaatatt
It encodes the following:
- the LOC133817056 gene encoding peroxidase 55, translating into MEMGNMKGLLVLMVLIGVNMGRGEAQLVENFYSGTCPNVESIVQQVVSTKFAQTFVTVPATLRLFFHDCFVEGCDASVLIASPNGDAEKDADDNISLAGDGFDTVIKAKQAVEAQCPGIVSCADILALAARDVVVLAGGSAFNVEMGRRDGLISQASRVKGNLPEPTAHLDELNSMFSRNNLTQLDMIALSGAHTVGFSHCNRVANRIYSFTPSNPVDPTLDSAYAQQLMASCPRDVDPSIAIDMDPTTPKTFDNVYYQNLVANKGLFTSDQDLFTDSQSQPTVLDFANNPGAFNAAFGNAMRKLGRVGVKTGSAGEIRRDCTAFNS